TATCACAAGTCCAAGAAAAAATTAGCGCACTAAAGGTGCCAAGAGGGTTTGCTGCGATTCCGGTTTTATTCCATATTGGCGGAGTTTCCACCAATCTCGCTACTGGTGATTATTTTTATAGAATGATCGATATCGCTGATTTTTTGGAAATGGCATAAGACCTCACTGACACTCAAGTCAGCGAGTTTCTCTCGAATCAGTGGAATATGCTCAAGTTGTGGATTAGGAGAGGCAACTTGTGCTTTTAAAATTCCCTGCCTAGGATCGGACCAGAGTGAAATGAGCTTGAGAGGAAACGATTCATCGATGTAGTAGATGAGCGATAACACTCCGGAATCGGGCGCAATGAGATGCGAGCAGCGATTTTTAATGAGAGACATCATCTCAAGAAGCGATGTTTTTCCCCTCAAATCTGTAACGTTACACATGGCAAAATCATCGGTCGGACTCAATCCGAATAAAATCACTTCATATCCCCCCTCTCGAGTCACTCGCTCAATCAGCTCTCTCCAATGCTCTATCGGCCAATTTTTCTCATATCCATAGAATTGCCCCGTTTCGCTCGAGACATGCATTCCAATACAGTGCCTTTTTCCACAAGGGATAGGATCGAGCTCACGACTCCACTTCAGTTTTGGAGTGATTCTACCGAG
This window of the Simkaniaceae bacterium genome carries:
- a CDS encoding glycosyltransferase family 9 protein, which translates into the protein MLKRLLRRLLPNPFRRLLVRAKRKGQYRFLIVWNRGMGDIALGLYGLVLRIKEYIPNAEITFLTRSDLEEAFRLVEGVKVIIDPAMKRGEVYEPGRLPSRSEFDVVLEKPDPTYWLQDQLGRITPKLKWSRELDPIPCGKRHCIGMHVSSETGQFYGYEKNWPIEHWRELIERVTREGGYEVILFGLSPTDDFAMCNVTDLRGKTSLLEMMSLIKNRCSHLIAPDSGVLSLIYYIDESFPLKLISLWSDPRQGILKAQVASPNPQLEHIPLIREKLADLSVSEVLCHFQKISDIDHSIKIITSSEIGGNSANME